A region of the Streptomyces durocortorensis genome:
GAGCTCGTCGACATCTCGGATGTCTTCGCCGACTCCGGGTTCAAGGCGTTCGCGGGCAAGCACGTCCGCGCGCTGCCGGTCCCGGACACCGCGGGCCAGTCCCGGAAGTTCTTCGACGGCCTCGGTGAGTACGCCGTCGAGCACGGCGCCAAGGGCCTCGCCTGGGTGCGGGTGGGCGAGGACGGCACGCTGGCCGGTCCCATCGCCAAGTTCCTCACCGAGACCGACGTGAAGACGCTCACCGAGCGCCTCTCGCTGGTCCCGGGCCACGCGGTCTTCTTCGGGGCAGGCGAGTTCGACGAGGTCTCCAAGATCATGTCGGCCGTCCGGGTCGAGGCCGCCAAGCGCGCCGGTCACTTCGAGGAGGGCGTCTTCCGGTTCTGCTGGATCGTCGACTTCCCGATGTACGAGCGGGACGAGGAGACCGGGAAGATCGACTTCTCGCACAACCCCTTCTCGATGCCCCAGGGCGGCCTGGCCGACCTGGAGGAGAAGGACCCGCTGGACATCCTGGCCTGGCAGTACGACATCGTCTGCAACGGCATCGAGCTGTCCTCGGGCGCCATCCGTAACCACGAGCCCGAGCTCATGCTCAAGGCCTTCGAGATCGCCGGTTACGACCGGGAGACCGTCGAGCACGAGTTCGCGGGCATGCTCCGCGCGTTCCGCCTCGGCGCCCCGCCGCACGGTGGCATCGCCCCGGGCGTCGACCGCATCGTGATGCTGCTCGCCGACGAGCCCAACATCCGCGAGACGATCGCCTTCCCGCTCAACGGCAACGCCCAGGACCTGATGATGGGCGCCCCGACCGAGCTGGACGAGACCCGTCTGCGCGAGCTGAACATCCAGCTGCGCAAGCCGGTCGCCGCGAAGGGCGCGACGGAGAAGCCCGCCTCGGAGAAGTAGGGCGCACCGTCCCGCTCCGCGGATGTTTCACGTGAAACAGCCCCCGATCACCCGATCGGGGGCTGTTTCGTTGCCTGCGCGGAAGAGTCGGTGACGGGCGGGCGACGCGGTACAGCCGGATGGCCCCGGTTCAGGTTCGGCCGGGCCGGGCGCGGCAAAGACTGGCACCGAGACACCCCTCTCACACTGTGTGCCGCCCCGCCACGCCCTCCGCCGTCACCCGAGGAGCCCGCCGCCGTGTCCGTCCCGCGCCGCCCGCCCGCCCTGCTCGTCGCACCGCTCCTCGCCCTGGCCCTGTTGCTCACCGGCTGCTCCTCCGGTACGCCCTCCGCCCCCACCGACCCGGCGCGGGGCGCGGCGGGCCCCCAGTCCGACGCCGCGTCCACACCCCGGTCCTCACTCAGCGCCGAGCCCACTCCCACGCCTGCGGAGATCCCGGGCCTCGGGCCACAGACCCAGGCGCAGATCCCCGCCGACGCCCGGCAGGCGTTCGTCGTGACGGGGGAGGAAGCCGACTCCAACCAGTCCAGCGGGGTCCTCTACAGCCGGGAGGACCCCGCGCAGGGCTGGCAGCCCGTCGCGGGTCCCTGGCAGGCCCACAACGGTATGGAGGGCTGGACCGACCACCACGTGGCGGGTGACCTGCGGTCCCCGACGGGCGTCTACTCCCTCACCGACGCGGGTGGCCGCCTCCCCGACCCGGGGGCGCTGCTTCCGTACGACGAGCACCCCCGGTTCGCGGTGGACGGCGTGGGCTTCTTCGGGGAGTCGCTGGAGGGCTCCTTCGACTACGTCATCGCGATCAACTACAACCGCACGGAGGGCGTCAGCCCCCTGAACCGCACCCGCCCGCTCGGTCTCGGACGCGGCGGAGGCATCTGGATCCACGTCGACCACGGCGGCCCCACCCAGGGCTGCGTCTCGGTCCCGGAGAAGCGCATGAAGGAGCTCCTGCGAACCCTGGACCCAGCGATGAACCCGGTGATCGTGATGGGGGACGCGGGGTCGCTGGGGCGGTGAGCCGGTGAGCCGGTGAGCCGGTGATCGGGCGTACGGGCGGGGCCCTTGCCCATACGCTGAAAATGTTCCCCGGTACAAGTGGCCCGGTGGTCCGGTGCAGGAGGAGGTCGTTGTGAGCGTGGTCGAGGACCGCGTCCTGACGCAGGACGTCTTCGAGGAACTGGCCCGTAGCGCCATACGTGCTGAGGAGGCACTGCGGCTGGAGTTCGTGAACGGGAAACTGGGGGTCAAGGCTGTGCCGGACGGGGACCACGGGCGGATCATCGCCTGGCTGACGCAGATCTGCATGCAGTCGGATCCGAGCAGGTGGCTCTTCGGCGAGCAAGGCCTCCGTATTGAGTCCTACCGCAGGGGCAACGCCCGCCCCGATGCCAGTCTCGCTCCGATCGACAGCTTTGTCGGCCAAGGCGAATGGGCCAGCCCCGACGACGTGCTCATGGTCGTCGAGGTCACCTCGTACGACGAGGACACCGACCGTCGCAACCGCGTCGAGAAGCCGCGTGCGTACGCCGAGACCGGAATCCCCGTCTATCTGCTGATCGACCGGGACGCCTGCGAGGTGAAGGTCCACTCGGGGCCCGACGGTGTGCGCTACGAGCAGGTCGTGACGGTGCCGTACGGCAAGACCGTCACCCTGCCCGACCCGGTCGGGATCGAGCTGGACACCGAGCCGCTCAAGAACTGGGTGCGCTGACCCGACGCCGGAAGAGCCCGACGCCGTAAGAGCAGGAGCCCGGGACCGCCACTCGCGGTCCCGGGCTCCCGGCGTACGTACGTCAACCAGCTACGCCGGCTTCTCCTCCAGGCGGGGGAACAGCACCGCGCCCTTCGTCACCGTCGTGCCCGCGGACAGGACGCCCCAGGTGCCCGCGTCCTGGACCTTCTGGTCGGCCAGCGCGCCCAGGGACTCCTCGGCGCCCAGGGACTCCCAGAGCTTCTGCGAGGTCTCCGGCATCACGGCGTTGAGCAGGACCGCGACCCCGCGCAGCGATTCGGCGGCGGTGTAGAGGATGGTCGCCAGACGGGCCTGGCCCTCCGGAGTGGTGTCCTTGGCCACCTTCCACGGCTCCTGCTCCGTGATGTAGCCGTTGACCTGCTTCACGAAGTCGAAGATCGCCAGGATGCCGCCCTGGAAGTCCAGCTCCTCGCCGATCTTCCGGTCGGCGGTCGCCACGGCCTTCGCCAGGCCCTCCTGCACGGCCCGCTCGGCGTCACCGGCGGCCGTCGCCTCCGGCAGCGCCCCGCCGAAGTACTTGCCGACCATCGCCGCGACGCGCGAGGCGAGGTTGCCGTAGTCGTTGGCCAGCTCGGAGGTGTACCGGGCGGAGAAGTCCTCCCAGGAGAACGACCCGTCGCTGCCGTAGGAGATGGCCCGCAGGAAATACCAGCGGTAGGCGTCAACGCCGAAGTGCGAGGTCAGGTCCTGCGGCTTGATGCCGGTCAGGTTCGACTTCGACATCTTCTCGCCGCCCACCATCAGCCAGCCGTTGGCGACGACCTTGCCGGGGAGCGGCAGGCCCTGCGCCATCAGCATCGCGGGCCAGATCACCGAGTGGAAGCGGAGGATGTCCTTGCCGATCAGGTGCACGTTCGCCGGGAACGTACCCTCGAACTTCTCCTGGTTGGCGCCGTATCCGACCGCCGTCGCGTAGTTGAGCAGCGCGTCGACCCACACGTAGATGACGTGCTTGTCGTCCCACGGCACCGGGACGCCCCAGTCGAACGTCGAGCGGGAGATCGACAGGTCCTGGAGGCCCTGCTCGACGAAGTTCACGACCTCGTTGCGCGCCGACTCGGGCTGGATGAAGCCCGGGTTCGCCGCGTAGAACTCCAGCAGCTTCGGGCCGTACTCGCTGAGCTTGAAGAAGTAGTTCTCCTCCTTGAGGAGCTCCACCGGCTTCTTGTGGATCGGGCACAGCTTCTGACCGGCGAACTCGCCCTCGCCGTCGATCAGATCGCCGGGGAGCTTGTACTCCTCGCAGCCCACGCAGTACGGGCCTTCGTACCCGCCCTTGTAGATCTCGCCCTTGTCGTACAGGTCCTGGACGAACTCCTGCACACGGTCGGTGTGCCGCTTCTCCGTGGTCCGGATGAAGTCGTCGTTCGCGATGTTCAGGTGCTCCCAGAGGGGCTTCCACGCCTCCTCGACGAGCTTGTCCGCCCAAGCCTGCGGAGTCACGTTGTTCGCCTCGGCCGTGCGCATGATCTTCTGACCGTGCTCGTCCGTGCCGGTGAGGTACCACACCTTCTCGCCGCGCTGGCGGTGCCAGCGCGTGAGCACGTCGCCTGCGACGGTCGTGTAGGCGTGGCCCAGGTGAGGAGCGTCGTTGACGTAGTAGATGGGGGTCGAGACGTAGTACGCCGTCGCCCCCTGCTTCTCGGATCCAGTGGCCGCCATGGTCGAAATCCTAACGGCCCGTTCAAGATCCACTCACATCGTTAACGACGGCCGCGCGCGGGCGGAGGGGGCGCTCTCCGGCGGCGGGCCAGTGGAGAGCTTTGCGAAACATCACTTCCCGCAATGCTTCCCCTGGGAAAGACGCATCCTGGGAGGGAGCGGACGAGCGTGCACGAGACAGGGGACGTCATCATGCGGGTACTGGTCGCCGAGGACGAGGAGATCCTGGCGGAGCTGGTCGCCACCGGACTGCGCCGAGCTGGCTTCGCGGTCGACACGGTCTACAGCGGCGACGCGGCCCTCGCCTACCTCGGGCTGCACGACTACGACGTCGTCGTGCTCGACCGCGACCTCCCCCGGGTGCACGGCGACGACGTCGCGCGCCGCCTGGTCGCCTCCGGTTCGCGTACCCGGATCCTGATGCTCACCGCCTCCGGCGCCATGGAGGACCGGGTCGCCGGGCTCGATCTGGGCGCCGACGACTACGTCAGCAAGCCGTTCGAGTTCCCCGAGCTGGTCTCCCGGGTACGCGCCCTGCGGCGCCGCAGCGCCCGCCCCGTACCGCCCCAGCTGGAGCGGCACGGCATCCGGCTCGACACCGTACGGCGCTCCGCGTTCCGCGACGGCCGGGATCTGGACCTCTCGCCCAAGGAGTTCACCGTGCTGCAACTGCTGCTGGAGGCCGACGGCGGGACGGTCAGCGCGGAAGAGCTGCTGGAGCGGGCCTGGGACGCCAACGCCGGTCCTTCCCCGAGCCCTCCACTGCCGTTCGAGCAGGGGAGCCCCCATCCCGGGGCCGTACGCGTCTGCATGAGCAAGCTCCGGGCCAAGCTCGGTGAGCCCGCGCTGATCCGCACGGTGCAGGGCCTCGGGTACGCCCTGTGAAGCGGCCGACCGTGGCACGGCGGCTGGTCGACGCCTCGAAGCTGCCGCACTCGACGATCAGGACCCGCATCGCCCTCGTGTACGGCGGTGTCTTCCTGGTGCTCGGCACCGCGCTGCTGGCCACCGTCAATCTGGCCTCCCGGGCCGGTACGGAGACCGAGGCGCGGGCCATCGCCTCCTCCGCCGTCGACCTCCCGCCCGGATACACGGTGAACGGTCCGCTGATCGCCCGCAGCCCGGCCGGCGGGCCCACCGTCTACGAACTCACCGACAACGTCAGCGACGCCGCGGGCAAGCAGCTCATGTACTGGTCGTTCGCCGCGCTGCTCGTGATGACGGCGGGCGCGGTCGGCGTGGGCTGGTGGACAGCGGGCCGGGTGCTGCGGCCCGTCCACGCGATGACCGCGAAGGCCCGCCGGCTCTCCGAGCGGACCCTGCACGAGCGGATCGCGTCCAGCGGGCCCGACGACGAGCTGAGGGAGCTGGGCGAGACGCTGGACGCGTTGCTGGCCCGCCTGGAGAAGGCGTTCGACAGCCAGCGCAGGTTCATCGCGAATGCCTCGCACGAGCTGCGCACCCCCCTGGCCACCCAGCGCGCAGCGATCCAGATCGGTCT
Encoded here:
- the metG gene encoding methionine--tRNA ligase, which codes for MAATGSEKQGATAYYVSTPIYYVNDAPHLGHAYTTVAGDVLTRWHRQRGEKVWYLTGTDEHGQKIMRTAEANNVTPQAWADKLVEEAWKPLWEHLNIANDDFIRTTEKRHTDRVQEFVQDLYDKGEIYKGGYEGPYCVGCEEYKLPGDLIDGEGEFAGQKLCPIHKKPVELLKEENYFFKLSEYGPKLLEFYAANPGFIQPESARNEVVNFVEQGLQDLSISRSTFDWGVPVPWDDKHVIYVWVDALLNYATAVGYGANQEKFEGTFPANVHLIGKDILRFHSVIWPAMLMAQGLPLPGKVVANGWLMVGGEKMSKSNLTGIKPQDLTSHFGVDAYRWYFLRAISYGSDGSFSWEDFSARYTSELANDYGNLASRVAAMVGKYFGGALPEATAAGDAERAVQEGLAKAVATADRKIGEELDFQGGILAIFDFVKQVNGYITEQEPWKVAKDTTPEGQARLATILYTAAESLRGVAVLLNAVMPETSQKLWESLGAEESLGALADQKVQDAGTWGVLSAGTTVTKGAVLFPRLEEKPA
- a CDS encoding Uma2 family endonuclease, with the translated sequence MSVVEDRVLTQDVFEELARSAIRAEEALRLEFVNGKLGVKAVPDGDHGRIIAWLTQICMQSDPSRWLFGEQGLRIESYRRGNARPDASLAPIDSFVGQGEWASPDDVLMVVEVTSYDEDTDRRNRVEKPRAYAETGIPVYLLIDRDACEVKVHSGPDGVRYEQVVTVPYGKTVTLPDPVGIELDTEPLKNWVR
- a CDS encoding L,D-transpeptidase family protein → MSVPRRPPALLVAPLLALALLLTGCSSGTPSAPTDPARGAAGPQSDAASTPRSSLSAEPTPTPAEIPGLGPQTQAQIPADARQAFVVTGEEADSNQSSGVLYSREDPAQGWQPVAGPWQAHNGMEGWTDHHVAGDLRSPTGVYSLTDAGGRLPDPGALLPYDEHPRFAVDGVGFFGESLEGSFDYVIAINYNRTEGVSPLNRTRPLGLGRGGGIWIHVDHGGPTQGCVSVPEKRMKELLRTLDPAMNPVIVMGDAGSLGR
- a CDS encoding response regulator transcription factor is translated as MRVLVAEDEEILAELVATGLRRAGFAVDTVYSGDAALAYLGLHDYDVVVLDRDLPRVHGDDVARRLVASGSRTRILMLTASGAMEDRVAGLDLGADDYVSKPFEFPELVSRVRALRRRSARPVPPQLERHGIRLDTVRRSAFRDGRDLDLSPKEFTVLQLLLEADGGTVSAEELLERAWDANAGPSPSPPLPFEQGSPHPGAVRVCMSKLRAKLGEPALIRTVQGLGYAL
- the aspS gene encoding aspartate--tRNA ligase; this translates as MHRYRSHTCGELRASDVGTDVRLSGWLHNRRDLGGILFIDLRDHYGLVQLVARPGTPGNDALAKLTKETVVRIDGKVSARGADNVNPELPTGEVEIEVTEVEVLGEAGPLPFTINTEDGVNEERRLEYRFLDLRRERMHRNIMLRSAVIASIRSKMVALGFNEMATPILTATSPEGARDFVVPSRLNPGKFYALPQAPQQFKQLLMISGFDRYFQIAPCFRDEDARADRSPGEFYQLDVEMSFVEQEDVFQPIEKLMTELFTEFGNGREVTSPFPRIPFRESMLKYGNDKPDLRAKLELVDISDVFADSGFKAFAGKHVRALPVPDTAGQSRKFFDGLGEYAVEHGAKGLAWVRVGEDGTLAGPIAKFLTETDVKTLTERLSLVPGHAVFFGAGEFDEVSKIMSAVRVEAAKRAGHFEEGVFRFCWIVDFPMYERDEETGKIDFSHNPFSMPQGGLADLEEKDPLDILAWQYDIVCNGIELSSGAIRNHEPELMLKAFEIAGYDRETVEHEFAGMLRAFRLGAPPHGGIAPGVDRIVMLLADEPNIRETIAFPLNGNAQDLMMGAPTELDETRLRELNIQLRKPVAAKGATEKPASEK